The genomic interval GCAAGCGGCAATCTCTTTGAGTAAAGATAAATGATTGGGCAATATCTTTTCATATTTAATCAGAGTGGTTAGGTCTTGATGGTAAATGGCCTGTGACATAAAAGTAAAAGTATGAGGTGAGGAGGTTACTTTTGCAAAGATAAAAAGTAATGTAGTTTTTTGGTGATATTTTCCTGAATTTACGCCTGCTTGATGGCAGGAGAGCGTTTTTTGAAGGGGAACTGCCAAAACATTGGACTTTATAAAGCCACCTTGTGAATTGTAGCAGTACCGTGGGGGATGCCCTCACATTTTCGTTGATTCTATTGTGGTTTCAGGCTTTTCGTTCTAACTTTCCTCAACCAAATTATTTGTTGAACGATTTAACAAAAACATATTGAAAACTATACTAATAACCAATGCGCTGGTAGTAAACGAAGGGACTACCGAAGAAAAAGATGTGTTGATAAAAGATGGTTTGATTGACAAAATAGGGAAAGATTTGTCGGGCACTACAGCCGACTTGCACATAGATGCTAAAGGCAAACACTTATTACCAGGAGTGATAGACGACCAGGTACATTTTCGTGAGCCAGGGCTTACCCACAAGGCAGACCTCTACCACGAGGCAAAAGCCGCAGTGAGAGGAGGAACGACTACCTTTATGGAAATGCCCAACACAGTACCCAATACATTGACCCAGGAACTACTGGAGCAAAAATATCAACGGGCTTCAGAGGTGGCACTTGCCAATTATTCATTTTTTATGGGGGCTTCTAACGATAATATAGAAGAGGTGTTAAAAACCGACCCTAAAAAAGTGTGTGGCATCAAAGTATTTATGGGTTCTTCTACGGGCAACATGTTGGTAGACAACCGCGAAGTGTTAGAAAAAATATTTAGTCAGGCACCTATATTGGTAGCTACCCATTGTGAAGATGAAGCCACCATAAGAGCTAAATCGGCAGTATATAAAGAAAAATACGGCGATGATGTGCCTATGAGTGCCCACCCCGAAATAAGAGATGTAGAAGCTTGTTACAAATCGAGTAGCCTTGCGGTAGAACTTGCAAAAAAACACAATAGTCGTTTGCATATTTTGCATATTTCTACTGCCAAGGAACTAGAGCTTTTCCGCAACGACATTCCATTGGCAGAAAAACGCATTACTTCTGAAGTGTGCGTACACCACTTATGGTTTGAAGCAAGCCAATACGATGCTTTGGGCTCACAGATGAAATGCAATCCAGCCATTAAAGAAAAAAGCAACCGTGAAGCATTATGGGAAGCATTAAACGATGATCGCCTAGACATTATAGCCACCGACCACGCCCCCCACACCTGGGAAGAAAAGCAAAACCATTACTGGAAAGCGCCCGCAGGACTGCCACTGGTGCAGTTTTCATTGCAAATGATGCTTGAGATGGCACGCGAAGGCAGGCTAACCCTGGAGAAAGTAGTAGAAAAAATGGCGCATACTCCTGCCATCTGTTTTGAGGTAGAAAAACGCGGTTACATTCGCGAGGGCTATTGGGCTGACCTGGTGCTGGTAGACCTGAACAAAACCACTACCGTCAAAAAAGAAGACATTGTATACAAGGCGGGTTGGTCGCCACTTGAAGGGCAAGGGTTCCATTCAGACATTACCCATACTATAGTATCAGGGCATTTGGCTTATGCCGAAGGCAAGTTTGACGAATCGAAAAAAGGCGAACGCGTGCTGTTTGACCGTTAATACTTAGAGTATGTTTAAAGCGTGTCTTCGGAGTTAAAAATGATGAGTTTTTTGTGCTGGCGAGATATATTTTTAAGCTAATAGCTTTAGCTATTGACGCAAAAATTAACGAAGTCAGCGCGTAAAAATCACTTTTTTAGCCCAGATTATGATTTTTAAACATACTCTTATAGACACCCAATCAAAAAACTACCCCTATTGATACTAACTTTAGACTATAGGGGTAGTTTTTTTCCTACTTATAAAATACTGCCTTATAAATTATATCGCTTTGGATGTGATATAAGTTGAGCACTTCTTTGACTGTCAATTGCTCAAGTATGATTTTCTTATACTTTTTATACAAAGCCAAAGGCATTTCACCTTGTTGGATATGAGGCTCATCCTGTGAGGAAAAACTAATGGATACTACTTTTCTTTTTCGCCAGTCGATACCCAACAACATCTCGTCATTAAAAGGTTCAAAAGCTTGTTTATATTCTTGAGGACTGAAGTATTGTTGACGCAGTTTTTTGGTATTGATAAATTGCTTTGCTTTCTCCGAAAACCTCACAATAAATCCATCAAACCTACTTCCATAATGAAGGTATTCCTGATTAAGTTTTTCAGAGTGCCAGTTCAATGTAGGAGAGATAAATGGCTTCAAGGCATTTATAAACTCCTGAGAGGCTATATTAGTATAATGTCCATTGTAGCGTAGCGTAATATATGTCCCAAGCGAAACAGACGTACCATCGGTGTAAAACACCTGGGCTACTAATTTTGTGATGCCATAAAGAAATCTTTTTTTTGCTTTGATACTATCAGGTACTTGTTCAATTATTTTTTGAAAAGGTCCAAAATGTTTTTCGTTTACCAGGGTATACTGGGTATGTAGACCAGGTCTTGTTAACTTATCTTCGGTAGGAGCTACCGAAAATTTATTTAGCTTATTTATTACATAAATATCTATTTTTTTTATTTTTGGGATAGCATAGCCCAAGGTGGGGGCAAGCAATAATAATGAAAGTATACTACACAAAGCCAGAAAGTGGCGCAGGGTAAAGTCAATATGTTTCATGTTTAGTTTTTGTTTGATTCGTATAATTTTTTGTGTGCTTCTTTTCGCTCCTCAAAAACCTTTATCAACCTTAGGTGCTCATCTCTAGAATGAAGATCTAAGATATGTTTAATTGGGCTATCGGCCGAAGTAGGACCATCTTTCATTAATATATGACTAGAGGCTGAATTATAGTATTCCCTTTTGGTTTCTTTGTTATTCTTGTCTGCTTTCTTCAACTCATCAATGACCTGCCATTCCAGGGCTACAATAAATTTGTGCTCAGCACTATCGTGTTTGTCTTTATCAACATTTTCTTCTAAAGTCAAGCCATAAGTCTCAAGGTAACCATGCTCAATAGCCGCATGTGTCATTTCGTGAATGAGTCCTAGGGCTGGCGATTGATAGCCCAGGGTTTTAAGTGTTCTATCAACGCGTTTTTTACTACGGTCTTTAAAACCTTTGGCATCACTTACGACCAAGCCTGTATGTGAATACCATCGAATCAAGTTTTCGCCCTGCACTTGTTCTGTTTTTGACAAATCAAACCTAGATGAGTCGCTAGTTTGCACTTTTGTAATCACCTTTAAGTTTTCCAGGTAGTTAATTACCTTAGTGGCAGTAGGAGATTGCTTTAGATAAGTAATGGCTTTTTTGAATTCTTCAGGTTCGGCAACAGCCACTAACCCATGCTTCTTCTTTTTCTCTTGTTTTTTTGAGGTGTTTTTAGATATACGTGGCTTGTTATGTGGGGGCTTGGCATAAGGAAAGGTACTTCCTTTGGTATATTTGGCATATATTGCTTGAACAGTTTTGTCACTGACAACAGGCTTAATGTTATGGTTGGGTTGTACAGTATTTAGCGCATTTTTATTTTTCTGTCTCTCTCTATCGAAAATGCTTCTCTTTTGCGATATTTCATTTTCTTCCCGCTTTACCTTTATTTTCATTTTTTATATCTACTTATTTTACAATCAATGTAGTTTTTGCCCTTGTGAAGCAATGGTTTTTCTATAAGAACTTGTTCATGATTTGGACTCTACCCTACTATTTTTTCGCCTCGGTTTGTGTCTCCACAACCGGGTTTACGAGTCCTTAGATACCGATGAAGTCGGTGCTCAGCAAAGCTAAATCGCTCCTTCACAGAGCTTGGGAACGGTGCTTTTCAAGGTTTCGATCAGCTCTCAACGAAGTTAAAAACTGGGTAGAGTACATAATTTGTTTTTACACTTTAGAGTCCAAGATTTTGACAAAGTTCTTTTTGAGATGCTTTAGAACACAATGCTCATATTTTAAATAAGAAAACCAAACCCTTGATAAAGCTATAAGTTAAGCGTTTTTTATATAAAAAATAGTACTCAGCCCTTTTTTATGGCTGTTTTTTTTCGTAGCAACGTGCTGCCCCAATGCCAGTTTATATGATTTAACCCTTTCTTTAATAAACCACATATTTGTGAATCAAGGCTGTAGTGAAGCAATGGTAAGTGTAGAATAATTGCTGTCACATATTATTGTTTCTGATAAAGGTTGTATTTATTGACATAGTAAAGTAACTCGCAGTACTAAAAATGAGCCTAGTACCTCAACCTCTAAATACCTGATACATTATTTCGGCGATATTTGCCCCCTGACTTTACTTCAAAAATTGAGCGTAGCTATGGCTACGCTCAATTTTTGAAGTTCGTCAGAGAACAAATCTTATCCAAAATAAATGGTGCATTTACTTAGAGGGTAAGGTACTAGCCATAGGCAAGTTCAGTTTCTTCTTTGAAAATCAATAGCCAACGAAAAGATCAAAATATACCCCAAACGATTTCATCAATGATTTTAGTACTGCTTATAGATATTATCTATTGCAAAATAATTTAAATAGATAGCTAATTTCATGAATTCCTCCTTTATTTTCTTAAATTCACTCCCAACAAGATCAAAAAAAACAAAACCAATCGCATTATGAATAATAACGGAACTATTTCTGGCGACGAAGCCAAATGCCCATTCTTAAACGGTTCGCTCAATCAAACCGCAGGTGGGGGAACAAGAAACCACGACTGGTGGCCTAACCAACTAAAGTTAAATATTCTACGTCAAAACTCTGCTTTGTCTAACCCAATGGACGAAGACTTCAATTATGCCGAAGAATTTAAAAGCCTTGACCTTGCTGCAGTAAAAAAAGACATCATAGATTTGATGACTGACTCTCAGGATTGGTGGCCTGCTGATTATGGACATTATGGACCGCTCTTTATACGTATGGCTTGGCACAGTGCGGGTACTTACCGTATTGCCGATGGTCGTGGAGGAGGAGGAACAGGTATGCAGCGATTTGCTCCGCTCAATAGCTGGCCTGATAATACCAACCTTGACAAAGCCCGCTTGTTGCTTTGGCCTGTAAAACAAAAGTATGGCAGAAAACTTTCCTGGGCAGACTTAATGATCCTTGCTGGAAACTGCGCCCTTGAGTCTATGGGTTTTGAGACCTTTGGTTTTGCCGGAGGACGCGAAGACATGTGGGAACCTGAAGAAGATGTGTACTGGGGACCCGAAAATGAGTGGCTCGATGACAAACGTTACGAAGGCGACCGTGAACTGGAGAACCCATTGGGTGCAGTACAAATGGGGCTTATTTATGTAAACCCTGAAGGACCGAATGGTAACCCTGACCCATTGGCTGCTGCTAAAGACATCCGCGAAACGTTTGGACGAATGGCAATGAACGATGAAGAAACCGTGGCTTTGATTGCCGGAGGACATACCTTTGGTAAAACCCACGGTGCCGGAGACGCCAAGCATGTAGGAGCAGAACCCGCCGCCGCAGGCATTGCCGAGCAAGGAATGGGTTGGACTAACTCTTTTGGCAGTGGTAAAGGTGGCGACACCATTACCAGTGGACTGGAAGGCGCCTGGACTACCACGCCTACGCAATGGAGTAACAACTTTTTTGAAAACCTGTTTGGCTATGAGTGGGAGCTAACCAAAAGCCCTGCGGGGGCTCATCAGTGGCAGCCCAAAGGGGGTGCTGGAGCTGGTTTGGTGCCCGATGCCCACGACCCAGCCAAAAAGCATGCACCTTTTATGCTCACCACCGACCTTGCCCTAAGAATGGACCCTGCGTATGAAAAAATTTCGCGTCGTTTCCACGAAAACCCTGACCAGTTTGCCGATGCTTTTGCCCGTGCCTGGTTTAAGCTTACCCACCGCGACATGGGACCCAAGTCTCGTTATTTGGGACCAGAGGTGCCCCAAGAAGATTTGCTATGGCAAGACCCGATTCCAGCCGTTAATCACGAGTTGATCAACGAGGCAGATGTGGCCACTTTGAAAGGTAAAATTTTAGCTTCAGGGCTGTCGGTAGCTCAACTGGTAGGAGCCGCCTGGGCATCAGCATCTACTTTCCGTGGGTCTGACAAACGCGGAGGTGCCAACGGAGCACGCGTACGCTTGAGTCCTCAAAGAAACTGGGAAGCAAACAACCCAGCCAACCTTGACATTGTGGTGACCAAACTGGAAAGCATCCAAAAAGATTTTGCGAAAGATGTATCTCTAGCCGACCTGATTGTATTGGGTGGATGTGCTGCTATTGAGCAAGCCGCCAAAGATGCCGGACACGAAGTCACTGTTCCTTTCACCCCAGGGCGCGCCGATGCCTCTCAAGAGCAAACCGATGCAGAGGCTTTTGCTGTGCTTGAGCCTTGGGCAGATGGTTTCCGCAATTACATAAAAGGCAACTACAATGTATCGGCCGAAGAGATGTTGGTAGACAAGGCGCAGTTGATGACCTTGACTGCCCCCGAAATGACTGTATTGGTGGGTGGTATGCGCGTGCTCAATGCCAACACTGGACAAGCGCAACATGGGGTATTTACCAAACGTCCCGAAAAACTAACCAACGATTTCTTTGTAAACTTGCTTGACCTGGGCACTACCTGGAAGGCAACCTCAGAGAAAGAAGAGGTGTTTGAAGGACGCGACCGTGCCAGTGGCGAAGTAAAATGGACGGGTACCAGAGTAGACCTTATTTTTGGTTCAAACTCTGAACTTCGCGCCATTGCCGAGGTATACGCCTGCAGCGATTCGCAAGCGCGTTTTGTCAAAGACTTTGTAGCTGCCTGGGACAAAGTGATGAACCTCGACCGCTTTGACCTGAAGTAGTAGTTATGCAAGTCAAGTAGCGACAAGCCAAGAGCGATTAGCTACAAGTATATGCAAAAACAATTATATACAAAAAACAGCCTGGAGACGGGCTGTTTTTTTTGGTTTTAGGGAATATCAAAGCTGGTATAAACGCTTTGTGACTTTTGTTTGTACTTAGTGTTTTATTAGTTGTTTTTAGAGACCATTACTGAAACTAAATGTAATAGCGGTCGTTTTTGAACTTAGCAAATAATACAAGAAGTTATGTACTAACAATACTGTTAGTACATAACTTCTAAAATTTTACAAAATGGAAAATTTTATAAATCGTATTATTTGGTTTTGGCAAAATAACAAAGATTTTTTCTTGCCATTGTTTTATTCTTTTTTACTTGCCTTATGCCGCAAGACGCTAGGAGATACATCACAATACTTGGCTTATTCGAGTATTTTGCTTGTAGCGGTGTTTTTGCTAGGGGCAAGCTTTCAAAACAATCTAAGAAAATAGTTATCGAGCCAATTTTCAGTAAAGAGAGCCTTTGGGCTCTCTCACTGAAATTTTTCTTCCTCAATAAAGCCCTTCTTTATATTTGCATATTATTCAACAAAAGAATTACCTTCGTGTCAATTGCATTATAACAAACATTGAAAATTAGTATCGTAAAACTAGTTTTTCAGATTGTTTTGAAATGCTAATGAAATTTTTCATTTATTAGCATTGCACCCATAACAAGCAAAAAAGGCAGCCCTGTAAATACAGGGTTGCCTTTTGTTTTAGAAATCAATACAACATTGATTGCCTTTTATTACTACTAATCGGCGAATAGTGTACCCACTACTTCATCTTAATCGAAGGAGTTGACTTGTAGTCATCAACTTTTAACCTGTTTGATAGAGCCAAAACCAATGCTGACGTTGCGTCCCAACCCTAAAAAATCGGGCAAGGCGACATTGCACACAAACGTGAGGTTGAATGCCAAAGAACGCTGTTTTTTGAACGTGACAAAACGGGTATGTTCTATAGATTTTATGTGCAACTGAATAAGTGTGGGGATATGCCACCCAATGCCTTTTGCCATGGAAATAATATTGGCGGTAAGAATGCCTTCCAGCAGCGCTATTTTATCGGTGAGACGTTCCAGCTTCTTATAGTCCAGGTAGCGTTGTTGATTGAGTGCCACCCAGTTGAGGATGCTATATTGATAGGTAGGGGCAGTACTTAGCTCTATAGTAAACTCCTCCATCAGTAGTCGGCCTATTTTTGCTTCGTTTTTTTGTGTACCAATAGTCAGGGAGCTATTGGGTTGGGCAAATAGCTTGTGTATTTCTTCTACTCCTTCGTTGAGACAAAAAATGACGGGCTTTTGAGCAATGCTCTTGTACTGGATAAGTGGGTAACGATAGATGTATGTTTGAGCATCTATATGGTTATGAAAAAGCCAAGTGTCTTTAAAACCCACTTGAGCAATTACTGCTCCCCTAAAGGCTGGTACTTCATAAGGCTTAAGCGAGCTGTCAAATTGCACGCGCAATGTTTTGATGGTGTGCATTACAATCAATTATTTTTTGTGAAAAAATGAGGCCCAACTTTTCCAGAGTTTGATGAAAGCCTGCCGTCAAAAGTAGTAAAAAAACTCATTAAAGAGGCATAGCTATTTTTTATCACTTTTTGCCATCTTTGCAAGGTAATTATTGAGCGTAGATTTGCTAAAAAAAAAATATATGCCGTGATTGGGTAATAGATAGAAAAAAGGCGGGTTGCCTAAAATCGAAAAGTAAAAAATACCCACATAATGATAAACCAGGAAAGATGCAAAGCCTACCTAAAAGCACTGTTTAGTTTTAAAGAAGGTACGCTACCCCAAGCGTTAGAGGCAGCCTTAGAAACCTCCGAACCTTTGATAAACAAAGCCCGCGAACTACTGGGAGCAAACTCAAATGGAGGAGTAGCAGACCAGCCTTTGGTAGCGATTCTTTCCAGGGTGTTTGGGCAAGATGAAAAGAACGATTATAAGTATTTTTTTCAGCCTTGTTCTTTGAGCGTCATGCCCGAAGTTGACGGTAGCGTACAACCAGTGAGTGTTTTTCCAGAAAAAACACACGGAAACCTGCCTGTACCCAATAATGCAAAAAGCGTAGAAAAAGGCTTGCAAAATGCCCTGAATGAGTTGAGTAAAGCCACCAAAAAAGATCTTTCTGCTTTTAGCTATGCAGCTTACCACTTGTTGCACAAATACCTCACTCGTTCGGCGTCGGCAGACTCGCCCGATAACGACGTAAGTGTGTTTGACCACCAGCGTATTTTGGCGGCGGTGGTCAATTGCCTGAGCCACGGGCAAACCAACCTGGCACAGCCCAAGTTTACTGAACCCCCGGAGTTTGTCTTGCTCAAAGGTGATATTTCGGGCATTCAAAAATTTATCTACCATCACATGGACCTGACCCAGGTAGGTGGAAGCAACGATTTGTCTAAAAAACTGCGGGGGCGCTCATTTTACGTTACTTTGCTCACCAATTTTCTTGCTGAACGTTTTCTGGAACACCTCGAACTCACCGAAGCTAACCTGATTTATTCTACCGGGGGACAATTTATGATTTTGGCGCCTGCCTATGTTCAAGTAGAGAAACACTTAGACGATTTTGCTGAAAAGTTGAATAGAGACTTAAGAAAAAAACTAGGCAATGGGTTTAATTTTTTGCTGGGGTATGTGCGTGCCGGAGCCCATTTATTTGAAGATACTGGCAAGTATTTTACCGCCCTCGAAAAAGAAATGAGCCAGCAAAAAGCCAACGTGCTGAAGTCGTCGCTGAAAGAGGTAATGAAAGTTCAAGATACGGTGGATGAGTTTCTCGAAGATGTATGGTTGGGCAATAATATTCCTTATTCGGAGTGCTTGGTAGAACTTACATTGAAAAAGAAACTGGACAAAGGTCAGCAGGTGAGGGTAACCCGTAAAACGGCAAAAAATGGTCGGGTGCAAACGCATGAAACGTCTGCCAGTATTGCCCAAATAGTAGATGGAAGCATAGGAGAAGAGCATAACAGAGTTGACCGGAGGCTGGTGATAGATTTATTGGTTTACAATAAATTGTATTTTATGCCCAGCACCAGAAAGTACACGCAAGACAGCAGCACCGAAGTTGATTCGCCTTATACCCCCGAAGACTACCACAAGCTCAAGGATGACATCCAGGTTTTGCTTAACGACTACGCCGATGCGATAGAGTCTGCTACGGTTATATCTTTAAACAAGACAAATATAGAAGACTTTTTTGACTTGAAAGCCCCTTGTCCGGTTTACCACAAATTTTATTTCCTTGGCAGCGAGTCGCGCCAGTTTTTTGAGAAAGATGAGCCTTTACTTGCTTTGTATGACAACAAACCAGGAGACGTGATGCATTTTGATGGCTTGCAAATGCTTAATTATACAGAAAGAAGGGGCAAACAGGGGGCAAAAAAGTACAAATACCTGGAGTATCCTATGCTGGGGGCAATGCGCCTGGATGTAGATTATTTGGGGAGTATTTTTGCTTTTGGACTGGAAAGCAATTCAAAAGAGGAAAACAAACCAAACGACAGAAAAAGTTTTACCCGTTTGGCAACCCTTAGTCGTGAGTTTCACCTGTTTTTTGCTGGCTATTTCAATGTGTTGGTCAACAAATACCAACTCTACACCACCTATTCGGGGGGCGACGATGCCTTTGTGGTGGGTTCTTGGTACAACTTGATGCACTTTGCCCAAGAGCTGCACCAACAATTCAAGGATTTTACCTGCCATAATCCGTATGTCACCTTTAGTGCAGGGCTGTTTTTTTGCGATGTCAAACACCCGGTGGGTAGGTTTGCTTACCAGGCAGAAGACTTAGAAAAACGCGCTAAAAACTTTCAACACATTGAAAGAAAAAAAGACCCCAAAACAGGAGATGTTACAGAAAAGGTACTGGCCGAAAAAGGCGCCATTTCGGTTTTTGATCATACCCTAAGTTGGGAGCACTACGAGTGTATGCTGGGCTTTGGCGATACTTTGCTAAAGCATGTCAACAATGACCAATTGAGTCGAAGCCTGGTACATCGCTTGATACGCTTGATCAAGTCGAACACCCGACGCAATGGCTCGGTAGATGTATTACGTATTTACCGCAACACCGCCAAGCTCCATTACTTGTTTGCCCGGTATGGCTTTAAGGAAGAGCATATTAAGAAAGCTACCGATGGGTTGGCACACGAGGTGGTCAAAGTGATTTTGAGAGATTTTAAAAACCCATTTGCTTTCAAAGATTACCTCATCCCCACGAGTTATGTGTTGTGGAAAACAAGAAAAATAAATGAATTAAATAAAGGAAAGCCTCATGAGTAGACAAGCAATAGACCTAAAAACCCTGGCGGCAGGCTTGCACATTGTAGATGTAGAAGCCCTAATTTACTTTGCCGAAGACAGGGCGAAAGCTTTTAAAGCTGATCGATTGAAAACCAATCAATTGAGAAATTTTTATAGTGCCATTTTACAGATTAGGCAAGCGTTTGAAATACAACAGGAGTTTACCAAAGACATCAAAACTATGTTGGTATTGCTCAAGCCCAAGCTGGCTTTTGCGGCAGGGCGACAACAGGCGGTGCGTAGGAACTTTAAACCTTTTATGGATGCAGCTATAGAGGGGGTACTCAATGCACCCGATACAGTGGACAAAACCAAAGATTCAAGTGAAACCAGGACTGGTAAGACTATAGCCCTCGAAAACTACTTTGCATTGATAGAAAGCGTGGTGGCATATCATAAGTTTTATGAGTAAGACCATCAGTGTTTGACTAAATAATTGTTTAACCCAAGAAAGAACCTATGAGCCAAGAAGACAACCCCCAAGAAGAACAGAAAATAACCTCAGTGCCCGTATTTAAGGCAAACTTGGTGCTGAGAGGCAAAATAGAATGTGTGACTGGTTTGCACATTGGCGGCAGCAAAGAAAAACTAGAAATAGGTGGAGTGGACTCTCCTGTATTGCGCAACCCTCAAACCCGCTACCCTTATATACCGGGCAGCTCTATCAAGGGCAAACTACGCTATTTGCTAGAGTACAGTACGGGCGCGGTTACTAAACCCGTCAAAAATAAATTTGGCGATGTGTCGGTGGCTAAAGACATTGTGCGAATATTTGGTATTGGCGCTGATGACAAGGAAGTAGAAGTAGACAATGACAAGGACAGCGAGTCGGACAAAAAATACAAGGCATCGGTACAATACCTTAAAGAAACGGGACCCACCCGCTTGATCGTAAGAGACTGCAACCCCGATGATGCCACCCAAGAAATGTGGAAGAACTTAGACTCAGAATTGTTGTATACCGAATACAAACCCGAAAATACTATAGACCGCCTCACGAGTGCTGCCAACCCTCGGTTTATTGAGCGGGTAGTGGCTGGTTCTTACTTTGATTTTGAGGTCATTTTGGGCGTTTTTTATAATGAATTGATGGATGAGCAGGGCAATAATGTAACAACAGAGGACTATCGCACCGAACAAGTAAATGCAAGCAAAAAAGATGTAGCGAACCTGATGCAAGCTTTGCGTTTGCTCGAAAACAACACCTTGGGCAAATCGGGTAGCCGGGGCTATGGACAGATCAAGCTGCATTTGTCAGCGCCCGCATTTGTCACCAGCAACGACTACATAAAAGATTCGGTTGTTTACCAAAAAGCTATAGGTAAACTAAACAAAGACGAGTTAAAAGGTTTATCTGAGATAGTGATCAATTACCCCGAAAACTTATGATGAAAATAGTTTATCTGAAACCAAAGGCAGGGTTTAGAAGCGGCATGCGCTCTGATACGCTATGGGGCACCTTGTGTTGGGCTATTTATCATGTATATGGCAACCAGGGCAAAGCCAGGTTAGAGGCATTTTTGGCGTCTTACGATACCAACGCACCTGCACTGGTACTCAGTTCGGCTTTTCCTTACAAGCAGTTAGGAGATGAAAAGCGATGTTTTTATCCCAAGCCTTACCTGAGCAAAGAACGCAAAAAGGAGATGGAACTTCAACGCTTGGCAGCCAATGAAAAGAAGTTTCAAGGCGATAAAATAAGGGCGAAATTAGCCGCAATGAATGAGCAAAAAAAGGTGCGCAAGCAAAGTTTTTTGACTCAAGATCAGTTTTTTGACCTCATGCAAGGGACAGCGACTGCTGAAAGTATTGAAGAAGATTTTTGGAGCCAAGAAGACGAAAACAAAGAGGAGAACGAGAAGAATAAAGATAAACAAAGGTATACGCCTCCCACAACACGCAGCATCAGCGTCACCCACAATGCCATTGACCGGATCAAAGGTAGCACAATGAAGCGCAACGATGTGGGGCAACTGTTTCACGTGACCGAAAACTATCTGGAGGACAAGCAAAACAACACCCAAGCACAAGACAATGTGGGCTTGTTTTTTTTGGCAGAGGTACGCGATGTACCCGTATTTGAGGCCGCCTTGCGCTATTTGCAGCACGCGGGCTTTGGTGGCGATCGGGGCACAGGCAAGGGGCATTTTGAGATTACTTGCGAAGATTTTGACCGCTTACCTAAAGTAAACAACCCCAACGTAATGACCAATTTATCGTTGTATTTGCCTACCCAGGGCGAGTTGGCTGCCTTTAGTCAAAAATCCCAAATCAATACTTTTAGGTATCAGCTAGAAAACCGCCAGGGCAGGCTAGGCTTTGTCAATAGCCCTGCATTTTTGAAAAAGCCACTCACTATGTTCAAGGAAGGAGGTATTTTCCCTTACATTAACCAAACTCATTTTGGGCAAAAAGTCGATGTAACCTCTGC from Microscilla marina ATCC 23134 carries:
- the cas10 gene encoding type III-A CRISPR-associated protein Cas10/Csm1 — encoded protein: MINQERCKAYLKALFSFKEGTLPQALEAALETSEPLINKARELLGANSNGGVADQPLVAILSRVFGQDEKNDYKYFFQPCSLSVMPEVDGSVQPVSVFPEKTHGNLPVPNNAKSVEKGLQNALNELSKATKKDLSAFSYAAYHLLHKYLTRSASADSPDNDVSVFDHQRILAAVVNCLSHGQTNLAQPKFTEPPEFVLLKGDISGIQKFIYHHMDLTQVGGSNDLSKKLRGRSFYVTLLTNFLAERFLEHLELTEANLIYSTGGQFMILAPAYVQVEKHLDDFAEKLNRDLRKKLGNGFNFLLGYVRAGAHLFEDTGKYFTALEKEMSQQKANVLKSSLKEVMKVQDTVDEFLEDVWLGNNIPYSECLVELTLKKKLDKGQQVRVTRKTAKNGRVQTHETSASIAQIVDGSIGEEHNRVDRRLVIDLLVYNKLYFMPSTRKYTQDSSTEVDSPYTPEDYHKLKDDIQVLLNDYADAIESATVISLNKTNIEDFFDLKAPCPVYHKFYFLGSESRQFFEKDEPLLALYDNKPGDVMHFDGLQMLNYTERRGKQGAKKYKYLEYPMLGAMRLDVDYLGSIFAFGLESNSKEENKPNDRKSFTRLATLSREFHLFFAGYFNVLVNKYQLYTTYSGGDDAFVVGSWYNLMHFAQELHQQFKDFTCHNPYVTFSAGLFFCDVKHPVGRFAYQAEDLEKRAKNFQHIERKKDPKTGDVTEKVLAEKGAISVFDHTLSWEHYECMLGFGDTLLKHVNNDQLSRSLVHRLIRLIKSNTRRNGSVDVLRIYRNTAKLHYLFARYGFKEEHIKKATDGLAHEVVKVILRDFKNPFAFKDYLIPTSYVLWKTRKINELNKGKPHE
- the katG gene encoding catalase/peroxidase HPI, translating into MNNNGTISGDEAKCPFLNGSLNQTAGGGTRNHDWWPNQLKLNILRQNSALSNPMDEDFNYAEEFKSLDLAAVKKDIIDLMTDSQDWWPADYGHYGPLFIRMAWHSAGTYRIADGRGGGGTGMQRFAPLNSWPDNTNLDKARLLLWPVKQKYGRKLSWADLMILAGNCALESMGFETFGFAGGREDMWEPEEDVYWGPENEWLDDKRYEGDRELENPLGAVQMGLIYVNPEGPNGNPDPLAAAKDIRETFGRMAMNDEETVALIAGGHTFGKTHGAGDAKHVGAEPAAAGIAEQGMGWTNSFGSGKGGDTITSGLEGAWTTTPTQWSNNFFENLFGYEWELTKSPAGAHQWQPKGGAGAGLVPDAHDPAKKHAPFMLTTDLALRMDPAYEKISRRFHENPDQFADAFARAWFKLTHRDMGPKSRYLGPEVPQEDLLWQDPIPAVNHELINEADVATLKGKILASGLSVAQLVGAAWASASTFRGSDKRGGANGARVRLSPQRNWEANNPANLDIVVTKLESIQKDFAKDVSLADLIVLGGCAAIEQAAKDAGHEVTVPFTPGRADASQEQTDAEAFAVLEPWADGFRNYIKGNYNVSAEEMLVDKAQLMTLTAPEMTVLVGGMRVLNANTGQAQHGVFTKRPEKLTNDFFVNLLDLGTTWKATSEKEEVFEGRDRASGEVKWTGTRVDLIFGSNSELRAIAEVYACSDSQARFVKDFVAAWDKVMNLDRFDLK
- a CDS encoding dihydroorotase — protein: MKTILITNALVVNEGTTEEKDVLIKDGLIDKIGKDLSGTTADLHIDAKGKHLLPGVIDDQVHFREPGLTHKADLYHEAKAAVRGGTTTFMEMPNTVPNTLTQELLEQKYQRASEVALANYSFFMGASNDNIEEVLKTDPKKVCGIKVFMGSSTGNMLVDNREVLEKIFSQAPILVATHCEDEATIRAKSAVYKEKYGDDVPMSAHPEIRDVEACYKSSSLAVELAKKHNSRLHILHISTAKELELFRNDIPLAEKRITSEVCVHHLWFEASQYDALGSQMKCNPAIKEKSNREALWEALNDDRLDIIATDHAPHTWEEKQNHYWKAPAGLPLVQFSLQMMLEMAREGRLTLEKVVEKMAHTPAICFEVEKRGYIREGYWADLVLVDLNKTTTVKKEDIVYKAGWSPLEGQGFHSDITHTIVSGHLAYAEGKFDESKKGERVLFDR
- a CDS encoding CRISPR-associated endonuclease Cas6, coding for MHTIKTLRVQFDSSLKPYEVPAFRGAVIAQVGFKDTWLFHNHIDAQTYIYRYPLIQYKSIAQKPVIFCLNEGVEEIHKLFAQPNSSLTIGTQKNEAKIGRLLMEEFTIELSTAPTYQYSILNWVALNQQRYLDYKKLERLTDKIALLEGILTANIISMAKGIGWHIPTLIQLHIKSIEHTRFVTFKKQRSLAFNLTFVCNVALPDFLGLGRNVSIGFGSIKQVKS